The nucleotide sequence GTGTCAGACGATTGCTCGGCTCATTCACCATCACGCGCGTGTAGTTCTGTGACTCGCCGATGATCCGACCCTCCTTCACCGCCTGTTCGGCAACAGCCTTGTCAGCGCTGGTGACGATGGTGACATCATTCACGCTCTGGTCCTTGCGATCGCTTTTGTACGTGTCCGGATCGAAGTTCCCGATCAGCGATCCCTCGACGACGCAGCGAATCGCATCAACGGCTCCGCCTGCGATCTCCGGGGCGAAGATAGCCACAGAGCGCAGCGCCCGTGGCTTCATGAAGCGAACAGCCGTCCCGGCGAGGCGACGCATCTCGGCAGCGCCGAAGTTCTTCGCCTTGCCGCCGCCGATCAGTAACAGCCTTTTTGCTTTGAGTCCGTGCGGACGATGGATCAGCGTCGTCTCAAAGCTCTTTCCCGTCACCTCGCCGGAATGCAGGACTTCCTTGGCCGCCTCGAACACCCCCGGGTCGTTGCAGAGGAGTTTGGGTTGGTTCGCCGATCCCTCTCCGTGGTCCAGAACAGGGACCGCAAAGCATTCCGTTACGAGGTCTGCTGGTGATTGCAAATGAAGATGAATATTCATGCTTTTCTTCCTTTAATCTCGTTTTGGCCCGCAGCCCTAACCGGCCTTTCGAGACCGGGCTACCGCCTCGCGAGCTTCCTTGTCAGCCGTCCGGCGACGTTCGGTTTCACGCTTGTCCCACTGCTGTTTGCCTTTTGCCAGGGCAAGTTCGACCTTCACGCGGCCATTCTTGAAATACAGCCTGATTGGGATCAGCGTCAGGCCTTTTTGCTGTGTTTTGCCGATCAATTTCCGGATTTCTTCCCGGTGGACCAGCAATTTACGGGTGCGCAATGCCTCGTGGTTGTTATAGGTGCCGTGGGAGTAGGGGCTGATATGCGCGTTCAGCAGCCACAATTCGTTGTCTTTTACTACCCCATAGGAGTCTTTGAGGTTGGCTTTGCCATCGCGGACGGACTTCACCTCGGTTCCCGTCAGGGCAATACCGGCCTCGAACTTCTCCAGGAGGAAATAGTTATGGCTGGCGGCGCGATTCACCGCGGCATCGCGCACTCCCGAAGCGGTTGGTTGGCGCTTCGGGGATTTCTCCGGATTGGGTTTGGTCTGATGCGTGCCTTGGCGGGCCATACCGAATTTTCCATGCTAGCACAGCGATTTAAGTAACCGAAGGTAACCACAACAAAGCTCAATACTTGCATCGAATTGAGCAGCTTACGAGTGCTATAATCCGACCTTTGTTTGTGCTATCACTTCGTCACGATGACTACGGTGGTGCCTGAATGAAATCCGTGCAAGTGCGGCGGTTTCGAGCGTTCCACCCTAGTAGCTTCGCTTTGTTTGTGCGACTAAAGATCCAGTCACTTCAGGGGACACGATGAGACGTTTGGCGCGCCTGACCGGCTTGGCCATCGCCCTGCTTATAACCCTGCCGGCTATGGCGGACAAAGCCAGCAGTGCATACAAGAAGGGAATTGATGCCGAAGCCAGGCAGAACTACGAGGAAGCATACGACTATTTCAAGCAAGCGTACGAACTGAAGCCGAAGGACATCAAGTACCGTGCGTCCTTTACCCGGATACGCTTCTACGCTGCTTCGTCGCATCTTCATAAAGGGCAACTCCTGAAAGAGCAGGGCAAGCTTGAGGAAGCGCTTGCTGAATTCCAGAAGGCCACGGAAATCGATCCAACGAATTTCGTGGCGGCGCAGGAATTGCGGCGCACGAAGCTGGATATCGACAGGCGAAACAACCCGAGCGCGGAGCCCGAGGAGTCTTCCAGCCCTAAAAGCAACTATCTCAGCCAGCTAGCCCAACACGCGGCCGGGCCAACCGAGTTGCGTCCGATCTCCAACACGCCCATCACGCTGCGCATGACCGAGGACACAAAAAATATCTATACCGCGATCGGAAAGATCGCAGGTCTGAATGTCCTCTTTGATCCCGATTACACCTCGCGGCGCATTGTGATCGAGTTGAATGGCGTGAGCCTGAATGAGGCTCTGGAGATCGTCGCCCTTCAGTCGAAGACGTTCTGGCGCCCCGTAACGCCGAACACCATCTTCGTCGCCGCTGACACTCCGGCCAAGCGCAAGGAACTTGAGCAGAGTGTGATCAAAACGTTTTATCTGGGTAACGTATCGAGCCCGAACGATCTTCAGGACGCCGTTAACACTGTCCGCCAGATCCTCGACGTTCAGCGTATTCAACAGATCACTACGCAGAACGCCATCGTGGTTCGCGGTACCCCCGACCAGATCGCCATGGCAGAAAAACTGCTCGGCGATATCGACAAGGCGAAACCGGAAGTTGTAGTTGAAGTTGCCGTGATGCAGGTTCGGCGCGATAAAACGCGTACCTTCGGAATCTCGCCGCCAACCTCAGCCAGCATCGCTCTTCAGCCGAATACCACCACGTCATCGGGTACGGACAATACCTCCGGGTCAAATACCAACAACAGCATTAACCTGAACAAACTGGCGAACCTAGATGCGCGCGACTTCCAGGTCACCATCCCGGCCGCAAGTTTCAGCGCTCTGCTTACGGACAGCAATACTCGGATCATTCAGAATCCGCAGATTCGTGCACTCGATAACCAGAAAGCTTCGTTGAAGATCGGCGATCGCGTCCCGGTGGCGACCGGTTCGTTCCAGCCGGGTATCGGCGGCGTCGGTATCAACCCGCTCGTTAATACGCAGTTCCAGTACATCGATGTTGGCGTAAACATCGACATCACTCCGCGTATCCATGCCGGGCGTGAAGTCACCATGAAACTGGTGCTGGAAATATCGTCTGTTACCGGAAAGTCCAGTATCGGTGGTATCGACCAGCCGATTATTGGACAGCGCCGAATCGAGCACGAGATTCGTTTGAAGGAAGGTGAAGTTAATCTCCTTGGCGGCATTCTCGAACAGGGAGAACAGACATCACTCACCGGGTATCCGGTGCTCACCAAGATCCCCATTTTGAAGTATCTGTTCGGACAGGAATCGAAGCAGATTCAGGAAAACGAGATCGTTTTTGCGCTC is from Terriglobales bacterium and encodes:
- the smpB gene encoding SsrA-binding protein SmpB, whose product is MARQGTHQTKPNPEKSPKRQPTASGVRDAAVNRAASHNYFLLEKFEAGIALTGTEVKSVRDGKANLKDSYGVVKDNELWLLNAHISPYSHGTYNNHEALRTRKLLVHREEIRKLIGKTQQKGLTLIPIRLYFKNGRVKVELALAKGKQQWDKRETERRRTADKEAREAVARSRKAG
- a CDS encoding cohesin domain-containing protein; amino-acid sequence: MRRLARLTGLAIALLITLPAMADKASSAYKKGIDAEARQNYEEAYDYFKQAYELKPKDIKYRASFTRIRFYAASSHLHKGQLLKEQGKLEEALAEFQKATEIDPTNFVAAQELRRTKLDIDRRNNPSAEPEESSSPKSNYLSQLAQHAAGPTELRPISNTPITLRMTEDTKNIYTAIGKIAGLNVLFDPDYTSRRIVIELNGVSLNEALEIVALQSKTFWRPVTPNTIFVAADTPAKRKELEQSVIKTFYLGNVSSPNDLQDAVNTVRQILDVQRIQQITTQNAIVVRGTPDQIAMAEKLLGDIDKAKPEVVVEVAVMQVRRDKTRTFGISPPTSASIALQPNTTTSSGTDNTSGSNTNNSINLNKLANLDARDFQVTIPAASFSALLTDSNTRIIQNPQIRALDNQKASLKIGDRVPVATGSFQPGIGGVGINPLVNTQFQYIDVGVNIDITPRIHAGREVTMKLVLEISSVTGKSSIGGIDQPIIGQRRIEHEIRLKEGEVNLLGGILEQGEQTSLTGYPVLTKIPILKYLFGQESKQIQENEIVFALVPHIVRGQDLSDMNQQPVEVGTANAIELRRASPPPTPVAASAPQQGVPAQQQPSPASANVPPAAAPVPAPQGAQPVQTPPPAEAPPPQQQPMPQQRPQTQAEQQTGTLQAGSAVLSFEPAAVNQAVNSTFVVNVSLGNAQNVYSVPSQITYDPKVLQLVNVSNGGFLGKDGQPVALVHRDDPASGTIQITATRPPGSGGVSGQGPVFTLTFMAKAAGQTTLAVTRAGARDPAMQPIPVAGGQAMVTVK